Proteins encoded by one window of Paroedura picta isolate Pp20150507F chromosome 11, Ppicta_v3.0, whole genome shotgun sequence:
- the ACBD7 gene encoding acyl-CoA-binding domain-containing protein 7 — protein sequence MALQADFESAAENVRQLKARPSDDELRVLYGLYKQSTVGDINIECPGMLDLKGKAKWEAWNLKKGMAKEDAMKAYISKAKELIQKYGM from the exons GCTGACTTTGAAAGTGCGGCAGAAAACGTACGGCAGTTAAAGGCCAGGCCGAGCGACGATGAACTGAGGGTGCTCTATGGCCTATACAAACAGTCTACTGTGGGAGACATCAATATCG AATGTCCGGGAATGCTAGACTTGAAAGGCAAAGCCAAATGGGAAGCTTGGAACCTTAAGAAAG GTATGGCAAAGGAAGATGCCATGAAAGCTTACATTTCTAAAGCGAAGGAGCTGATACAGAAATATGGAATGTAG